A part of Periophthalmus magnuspinnatus isolate fPerMag1 chromosome 14, fPerMag1.2.pri, whole genome shotgun sequence genomic DNA contains:
- the LOC117382000 gene encoding E3 SUMO-protein ligase ZBED1-like isoform X1: MVRPKTAENEEDQRRQELVGNQEIPQTLQIKQEPEEQDVKQEEEQLQLSVSESSTVCVKTEESSQGEDISSETLVHTQTEGDTGHSSDTDNDDDWGVPVSYSICVQIPPLSPGPSLNQEIPETPQIKEEPEEQSVKQEEEQLQVSVSESSAVCMKTEESSQGEDISSETLVHTQTEGDTGHSSGTDNDDDWGDPMSYSVCVQIPPLSPGPSLNQENPGTLQIKEEPEEPSVKQEEEQLQLGKKRSMVWEHFDLTKPNKVRCMLCTQVLSYTNNTSSMLRHLRARHNTDQSQPSTTGPSNSGHYPDMSKKMLDEAIVDMIIKDGQPFSMVEGEGFTNLLKILDPLYKVPCHKTVKTMVEERYQQKKKKAEGELKKASAVSLTADMWTSRNMDAYLGVTCHYLSDNFELSTILLGVQYFPVTHTAAHITEAGSTMMAEWGIADKVCAMVTDGARNIVESVNCLSIQNIHCFAHLLNHVVKKSISQTSELDTMRSKARKIVGHFKSSCTAKKKLAITQSNMGMPQVKLVQEVETRWNSTFAMFQRMYEQREPLGAALASLTSTSNLTSFSAEDYDAINQCLKVLRPFNQATAELCGEARVLGSKVIPITKMLTHAITVECNQMDDGVGAILATHLKNNVKEKMSGLEKVTSLSLATILDPRFKEVAFCSPSNAQAAVERLSRECASLIELRTQGEVQPQPSPAPSDDNNLWALLDSHVVAQQTSRASHSATEEIQRYLKEQHIPRCEDPLKYWESHKIQYPNLWRLAQKYLCIPASSVPCERIFSKAGELVSRRRCRLKPSTVEKLLFLNKNM, translated from the exons ATGGTCCGACCAAAGACAGCGGAGAatgaggaggaccagaggagacaggagctcGTGG GAAACCAGGAAATCCCACAGACCCTCCAGATTAAACAGGAGCCTGAAGAGCAGGacgtcaaacaggaggaagagcagcTGCAGCT gtcTGTCTCTGAGTCcagtactgtgtgtgtgaagacagaagagtcgtcacagggagaggacatcagctcagagacacttgtccacacacagacagagggagacacagggcactcttctgacactgacaatgatgACGACTGGGGAGTTCCAGTCAGCTATTCAATTT GTGTCCAGATCCCCCCTTTGAGTCCTGGTCCCTCTCTGAACCAGGAAATCCCTGAGACTCcacagattaaagaggagccagaagaacagagcgtcaaacaggaggaagagcagcTGCAAGT GTCTGTCTCTGAGTCCAGTGCTGTGTGTATGAAGACAGAAGAGTCgtcacagggagaggacatcagctcagagACACTTGTCCACacgcagacagagggagacacgGGGCACTCTTCTGGCACTGACAATGATGACGACTGGGGAGATCCAATGAGTTATTCAGTCT GTGTCCAGATCCCACCTTTGAGTCCTGGTCCCTCTCTGAACCAGGAAAACCCTGGGACTCTccagattaaagaggagccagaagaaccgagcgtcaaacaggaggaagagcagcTGCAGCT TGGAAAAAAGCGATCCATGGTCTGGGAACACTTTGATCTAACTAAACCTAACAAG gtACGGTGTATGCTCTGCACACAAGTATTGTCTTACACTAACAATACTTCATCGATGCTGAGACACCTGCGTGCCAGGCACAATACTGACCAGAGCCAGCCGTCCACCACAGGCCCCAGCAACAGTGGCCATTATCCTGACA TGTCTAAAAAGATGTTAGATGAGGCCATTGTTGACATGATTATTAAAGATGGACAACCGTTTTCGATGGTTGAAGGAGAGGGATTCACCAACCTGCTAAAAATATTGGATCCTCTGTACAAAGTTCCATGccacaaaactgtaaaaacaatgGTGGAAGAACGCTaccaacaaaagaaaaagaaggccGAAGGAGAGTTAAAGAAAGCTTCTGCTGTCAGTTTGACCGCAGACATGTGGACATCCAGAAATATGGATGCATACCTGGGTGTGACCTGTCATTATCTTTCTGACAACTTTGAATTATCAACTATACTTTTAGGGGTACAGTACTTTCCCGTGACCCACACAGCAGCTCATATTACAGAAGCAGGATCGACAATGATGGCCGAGTGGGGAATAGCTGATAAAGTGTGTGCCATGGTTACTGATGGGGCCCGCAACATCGTGGAAAGTGTCAATTGTTTATCAATTCAAAATATTCATTGTTTTGCTCACTTGTTGAATCATGTtgtaaaaaaatctatttcccAAACGTCCGAGCTGGATACAATGCGCAGCAAAGCTCGCAAAATTGTTGGCCACTTTAAATCAAGCTGTACAGCAAAGAAGAAGCTGGCTATCACTCAATCCAACATGGGCATGCCACAGGTGAAGCTGGTCCAGGAGGTAGAAACCAGGTGGAATAGCACCTTTGCCATGTTTCAAAGGATGTATGAGCAGAGGGAACCACTAGGCGCTGCCCTTGCATCCCTGACATCAACGTCCAATTTAACATCATTTAGCGCTGAGGATTATGATGCAATAAACCAGTGCTTAAAGGTGTTGAGGCCATTCAACCAAGCAACAGCGGAGTTGTGTGGGGAGGCCAGAGTATTGGGGTCTAAAGTCATACccattacaaaaatgttaactCATGCAATTACTGTTGAGTGTAACCAAATGGATGATGGTGTTGGAGCTATACTAGCCACCCAcctaaaaaataatgtaaaagaaaaaatgagcGGCTTGGAGAAAGTCACCTCCCTGTCGTTGGCAACTATACTGGATCCACGTTTCAAAGAAGTTGCATTTTGCAGCCCATCCAATGCACAGGCTGCTGTTGAAAGACTGTCACGGGAATGTGCCAGCTTGATTGAACTCAGGACTCAGGGTGAAGTTCAACCACAGCCCTCTCCAGCCCCAAGTGACGATAACAATCTGTGGGCTTTACTGGACAGCCATGTTGTTGCTCAGCAAACCAGCCGTGCATCTCACAGTGCCACTGAGGAAATCCAAAG ATACTTGAAGGAACAACATATTCCCAGATGCGAGGACCCCTTAAAATACTGGGAatcacataaaatacaatatccTAATCTGTGGAGActggctcaaaaatatctttgtATACCTGCATCCTCTGTTCCATGTGAGAGAATTTTTTCCAAAGCTGGTGAGTTAGTGAGCCGAAGAAGATGTAGACTAAAGCCTTCAACTGTGGAAAAACTTCTATttcttaataaaaacatgtga
- the LOC117382000 gene encoding E3 SUMO-protein ligase ZBED1-like isoform X2 — protein sequence MVRPKTAENEEDQRRQELVGKQEIPETFPIKEELEEQSVKQEEEQMQVSVSESSAVCMKTEESSQGEDISSETLVHTQTEGDTGHSSGTDNDDDWGDPMSYSVCVQIPPLSPGPSLNQENPGTLQIKEEPEEPSVKQEEEQLQLGKKRSMVWEHFDLTKPNKVRCMLCTQVLSYTNNTSSMLRHLRARHNTDQSQPSTTGPSNSGHYPDMSKKMLDEAIVDMIIKDGQPFSMVEGEGFTNLLKILDPLYKVPCHKTVKTMVEERYQQKKKKAEGELKKASAVSLTADMWTSRNMDAYLGVTCHYLSDNFELSTILLGVQYFPVTHTAAHITEAGSTMMAEWGIADKVCAMVTDGARNIVESVNCLSIQNIHCFAHLLNHVVKKSISQTSELDTMRSKARKIVGHFKSSCTAKKKLAITQSNMGMPQVKLVQEVETRWNSTFAMFQRMYEQREPLGAALASLTSTSNLTSFSAEDYDAINQCLKVLRPFNQATAELCGEARVLGSKVIPITKMLTHAITVECNQMDDGVGAILATHLKNNVKEKMSGLEKVTSLSLATILDPRFKEVAFCSPSNAQAAVERLSRECASLIELRTQGEVQPQPSPAPSDDNNLWALLDSHVVAQQTSRASHSATEEIQRYLKEQHIPRCEDPLKYWESHKIQYPNLWRLAQKYLCIPASSVPCERIFSKAGELVSRRRCRLKPSTVEKLLFLNKNM from the exons ATGGTCCGACCAAAGACAGCGGAGAatgaggaggaccagaggagacaggagctcGTGG GAAAGCAGGAAATCCCAGAGACTTTCCCGATTAAAGAGGAGCTAGAAGAACAGAGtgtcaaacaggaggaagagcagatgCAAGT GTCTGTCTCTGAGTCCAGTGCTGTGTGTATGAAGACAGAAGAGTCgtcacagggagaggacatcagctcagagACACTTGTCCACacgcagacagagggagacacgGGGCACTCTTCTGGCACTGACAATGATGACGACTGGGGAGATCCAATGAGTTATTCAGTCT GTGTCCAGATCCCACCTTTGAGTCCTGGTCCCTCTCTGAACCAGGAAAACCCTGGGACTCTccagattaaagaggagccagaagaaccgagcgtcaaacaggaggaagagcagcTGCAGCT TGGAAAAAAGCGATCCATGGTCTGGGAACACTTTGATCTAACTAAACCTAACAAG gtACGGTGTATGCTCTGCACACAAGTATTGTCTTACACTAACAATACTTCATCGATGCTGAGACACCTGCGTGCCAGGCACAATACTGACCAGAGCCAGCCGTCCACCACAGGCCCCAGCAACAGTGGCCATTATCCTGACA TGTCTAAAAAGATGTTAGATGAGGCCATTGTTGACATGATTATTAAAGATGGACAACCGTTTTCGATGGTTGAAGGAGAGGGATTCACCAACCTGCTAAAAATATTGGATCCTCTGTACAAAGTTCCATGccacaaaactgtaaaaacaatgGTGGAAGAACGCTaccaacaaaagaaaaagaaggccGAAGGAGAGTTAAAGAAAGCTTCTGCTGTCAGTTTGACCGCAGACATGTGGACATCCAGAAATATGGATGCATACCTGGGTGTGACCTGTCATTATCTTTCTGACAACTTTGAATTATCAACTATACTTTTAGGGGTACAGTACTTTCCCGTGACCCACACAGCAGCTCATATTACAGAAGCAGGATCGACAATGATGGCCGAGTGGGGAATAGCTGATAAAGTGTGTGCCATGGTTACTGATGGGGCCCGCAACATCGTGGAAAGTGTCAATTGTTTATCAATTCAAAATATTCATTGTTTTGCTCACTTGTTGAATCATGTtgtaaaaaaatctatttcccAAACGTCCGAGCTGGATACAATGCGCAGCAAAGCTCGCAAAATTGTTGGCCACTTTAAATCAAGCTGTACAGCAAAGAAGAAGCTGGCTATCACTCAATCCAACATGGGCATGCCACAGGTGAAGCTGGTCCAGGAGGTAGAAACCAGGTGGAATAGCACCTTTGCCATGTTTCAAAGGATGTATGAGCAGAGGGAACCACTAGGCGCTGCCCTTGCATCCCTGACATCAACGTCCAATTTAACATCATTTAGCGCTGAGGATTATGATGCAATAAACCAGTGCTTAAAGGTGTTGAGGCCATTCAACCAAGCAACAGCGGAGTTGTGTGGGGAGGCCAGAGTATTGGGGTCTAAAGTCATACccattacaaaaatgttaactCATGCAATTACTGTTGAGTGTAACCAAATGGATGATGGTGTTGGAGCTATACTAGCCACCCAcctaaaaaataatgtaaaagaaaaaatgagcGGCTTGGAGAAAGTCACCTCCCTGTCGTTGGCAACTATACTGGATCCACGTTTCAAAGAAGTTGCATTTTGCAGCCCATCCAATGCACAGGCTGCTGTTGAAAGACTGTCACGGGAATGTGCCAGCTTGATTGAACTCAGGACTCAGGGTGAAGTTCAACCACAGCCCTCTCCAGCCCCAAGTGACGATAACAATCTGTGGGCTTTACTGGACAGCCATGTTGTTGCTCAGCAAACCAGCCGTGCATCTCACAGTGCCACTGAGGAAATCCAAAG ATACTTGAAGGAACAACATATTCCCAGATGCGAGGACCCCTTAAAATACTGGGAatcacataaaatacaatatccTAATCTGTGGAGActggctcaaaaatatctttgtATACCTGCATCCTCTGTTCCATGTGAGAGAATTTTTTCCAAAGCTGGTGAGTTAGTGAGCCGAAGAAGATGTAGACTAAAGCCTTCAACTGTGGAAAAACTTCTATttcttaataaaaacatgtga